Part of the Syngnathus typhle isolate RoL2023-S1 ecotype Sweden linkage group LG17, RoL_Styp_1.0, whole genome shotgun sequence genome is shown below.
TCCTTGTGTCTTTATCGTGTCGTTTGCCGCTTTCCACCATTTTATTCattgaatttaaaatatttaatattacttTTTCATGTTAATTGCAATTAATCAGTGCCACTCTATTTGAGAGGTTCTCAGCATGGAGGTTTTAATATTCAGCCATGGTTGCATATGTTAAGTAacccaaatttaaaaaataaatgaccctaacttgactttttttttgcattaaaagacaaactgtACAAATACAGCAATCCTTTATTAGACAAAGGTATAAATTAACTTTAAAACAGACGACACAATGACACTAATTGATCAAATGAAATGTCCTACATGTGTAAACAGCTGTTGATTCAAACTAAAATTGACTTGTGATGAGTAGTGTGTTGGGGTAACAAAATGTTCAAGTGcacttcttcaaaaaaaatgctaataaaggTTGATTAAATGTTCTCTTTGGGGTACGGGTAGAAATGTTGCATGGGGGGGATGCAAGGATATTTCAGTGCAGGCCAGTGCCCTCGCAGCCCCCCTTCTACCTCTGCTATGACCACTGACATTGTGGTATTGTTTTACTATATGGTGCATAATACATATCACTAAAAATGTTTAAAGCCACGTCAAGTGAAAAACGTTAGGTAGTGATAAAATACTGGAGCTCTTCTTTCATTTGTGCAGAGGAAAATGATTGAAGACCGCTTTCAAGAAAAAGTTGGTTTTCACCTGGGACCCCCAACAAAGAGGATCCTCAAATGAGTCTTTCCTCCTTGGGGAGCTTGAGTATGTCAGTGGCGGCCACGCTGCGAGTGCCGCACTGCTCCTCGGCGCTTGGTCGGTACGCGCCTTCCGTCTGTCGCTTCTTCTTTACCACGCACAGCAGCCAGCCCGTTACTGCCAAGATTATGGCGAGGAGGCCCAATGTGACGGTGGGGGCCACTATGGCTGCAATGTTAGTCTCCTGGAaatagaaagaagaaaaaaaatggaaaatgctTTGTTAGGTGGTCAAGGAAAATCCCAAGCAACAGGGGGCGCTATAACACGGAATTAGATTTACCCTTAATTTTAGTGGggataaaaagtctacaccccccTATTAAATGCCAGGTTTTGATGAGATAAAAAATGAGACCAAGATAAACCGTTTTTCAACCGTGAATGTTTATCAACCGTTAATGTGACCTATGACCTAGAAAAcccaattggaaaaaaataattttgaggtttttttattaattaattaattaatttaaaaatagaCGAAATAAAAACACCCATTTTCCCA
Proteins encoded:
- the crb3a gene encoding protein crumbs homolog 3a, which translates into the protein MDRWPCMPGIVVGRVLFLLLVRFANHAWGNNTVSSNFRSQNGTETNIAAIVAPTVTLGLLAIILAVTGWLLCVVKKKRQTEGAYRPSAEEQCGTRSVAATDILKLPKEERLI